In one window of Pseudochaenichthys georgianus chromosome 5, fPseGeo1.2, whole genome shotgun sequence DNA:
- the b4galnt1b gene encoding beta-1,4 N-acetylgalactosaminyltransferase 1 — protein MGFRMRSLRKTVLLAILVSVVLVLALIHSWPTRAYTTVDVWQRSGSILERHLEERLPELDHRLGNIPFHVRDNVASLLARNGCICEGESGGVNLPFAQLLFPRVSAHPLHTAFEASDLEEMKRRRAKEYKSFQKRSQTPADVLIIAEANNPLQYPTQGVELRPLRTIIIPGLALHDLPRDHYSINFTAMLGTLNVAAEVDGVKIKGDSEMHMTLSSSLLPNLNRQLQFVTYTNTLFNPSTADTVQLETEGHQASFSIKIQHGVTPKLYNTGSKGEYNVSALVTIATKTFLRYEKLQNLIDSVRRYYPTVTIVIADDSENPQTISGPYIEHYIMPFGKGWFAGRNLAVSQVTTKYVLWVDDDFIFTSNTKLEKLVDVLERTTLDLVGGAVREATGYTATYRQTISIESGEEDGDCLHLRRGFHHVIQGFPNCVVTDGVINFFLARTDKVQQVGFDPRLARVAHLEFFIDGLGSLHVGSCDDVIVNHATKIKLPWTSQSESDKTYAKFRYPPASSDATHTKNGLLFFKNRFQCLTHN, from the exons ATGG GTTTCAGGATGCGCTCCCTGAGAAAGACGGTGTTGCTCGCTATCCTGGTGTCTGTGGTGCTGGTGCTGGCCCTCATTCATTCGTGGCCCACTCGGGCTTACACCACTGTGGATGTGTGGCAGCGATCGGGGTCAATTTTGGAGAGGCATCTAGAGGAGAGGCTCCCAGAACTAGACCACCGACTAGGCAACATCCCCTTTCACGTGAGGGACAATGTGGCaag CTTGTTGGCACGTAACGGATGCATATGTGAGGGTGAGAGTGGAGGAGTGAACCTGCCCTTCGCCCAGCTCTTGTTCCCGCGGGTGTCGGCTCACCCGCTGCACACCGCCTTCGAAGCCTCTGAcctggaggagatgaagaggagACGGGCCAAAGAGTACAAGAGTTTCCAGAAGAG GTCTCAGACACCTGCAGATGTTCTCATTATTGCAGAGGCTAACAATCCCTTACAGTATCCAACGCAGGGGGTGGAGCTTCGTCCCCTAAGAACAATTATCATCCCAG GCTTGGCCTTACACGACCTTCCCCGAGACCACTACTCG ATAAACTTCACTGCCATGCTCGGAACGCTAAATGTGGCAGCAGAGGTGGACGGGGTGAAAATCAAAGGTGATAGCGAGATGCACATGACTCTGTCCAGCAGCCTGCTGCCAAACCTGAACCGACAGCTGCAGTTTGTCacctacacaaacacactgttCAACCCCAGCACGGCAGACACAG TTCAGTTGGAGACGGAGGGGCATCAAGCCAGCTTCAGTATCAAGATTCAACACGGGGTGACTCCCAAACTGTATAACACAGGATCCAAAGGAG AGTACAACGTCAGTGCCCTTGTTACCATAGCGACGAAGACTTTCCTGCGGTATGAAAAGCTTCAAAATCTCATCGACAGCGTGAGGAGATACTATCCTACCGTCACCATAGTGATCGCTGATGACAGCGAAAACCCCCAAACAATTTCTGGGCCTTACATCGAACATTACATCATGCCTTTTGGAAAG GGTTGGTTTGCTGGACGAAACCTGGCCGTCTCTCAGGTGACCACGAAGTACGTGCTGTGGGTGGACGACGACTTCATCTTCACATCCAACACCAAGCTGGAGAAACTGGTGGACGTCTTAGAGAGAACCACTCTGGATCTG gtggGCGGTGCAGTGCGGGAGGCCACAGGTTACACTGCCACCTACAGACAGACCATCTCCATTGAGTCAGGGGAGGAGGATGGAGACTGTTTACACTTGAGGAGAGGGTTTCATCACGTCATCCAAGGCTTCCCTAACTGCGTGGTGACTGACGGGGTCATTAACTTCTTCCTGGCCCGCACCGACAAAGTGCAGCAGGTCGGCTTCGACCCGCGTCTCGCCAGGGTTGCTCACCTGG AGTTTTTCATCGATGGCCTGGGATCTCTCCACGTGGGCTCTTGTGATGATGTCATTGTCAATCATGCCACCAAAATCAAACTTCCCTGGACGAGCCAATCAGAGAGCGACAAGACTTACGCCAAGTTTCGCTACCCGCCGGCCTCCTCTGACGCCACACACACGAAAAACGGCCTGCTGTTCTTCAAGAACCGATTTCAGTGTTTGACTCATAATTAG